A section of the Rhodothermus profundi genome encodes:
- the wecB gene encoding non-hydrolyzing UDP-N-acetylglucosamine 2-epimerase encodes MRVCSIVGARPQFIKAAMVSRALVDAGIEEVLIHTGQHYDDNLNRIFFEELRLPPPQIHLGVGSGTHAEQTGLMMIRLEAALRNMKPAPDWVLIYGDTNSTLVGALVASKLKLPLAHVEAGLRSFNRTMPEEINRVVADHLSQLLFAPTPTAVENLRREGITRGVHLTGDVMQEAVWCYARRAQQQVPLTHLTGHAPGQYYLATVHRAENTDNPVRLQGIFEGLGRLELPVILPLHPRTRARLDGSIRIPANVELRKPVGYLAMLTLVQHARAVLTDSGGLQKEAVWLGVPCITLRDETEWIETLEGGWNQLVGADPERIAAAAHRQPTGPAPTLKNGAEAPSQHIVRLLQG; translated from the coding sequence ATGCGAGTCTGCAGCATCGTAGGCGCACGCCCCCAGTTCATCAAAGCAGCGATGGTGAGCCGAGCGCTGGTCGATGCTGGCATAGAGGAAGTGCTGATTCATACCGGACAGCACTACGATGATAATCTGAACCGCATCTTCTTTGAGGAGCTACGCCTGCCACCGCCCCAGATACATCTGGGCGTGGGCTCTGGTACCCATGCCGAACAGACCGGGCTGATGATGATCCGACTGGAGGCGGCGCTGCGCAACATGAAACCGGCACCCGACTGGGTCCTGATTTACGGCGATACCAACAGTACGCTGGTCGGTGCGCTGGTGGCCTCTAAACTGAAGCTGCCGCTGGCCCATGTAGAAGCCGGACTGCGTTCGTTTAACCGGACAATGCCCGAGGAAATCAACCGCGTGGTGGCCGATCATCTGTCCCAGTTGTTATTTGCCCCGACGCCTACGGCCGTCGAAAATCTGCGGCGCGAAGGAATTACACGTGGCGTGCATCTGACAGGCGATGTAATGCAGGAAGCCGTCTGGTGTTATGCCCGGAGGGCGCAGCAACAGGTACCGCTGACGCATCTGACGGGGCATGCACCGGGCCAGTACTATCTAGCCACCGTGCATCGGGCAGAGAACACAGACAATCCGGTTCGGTTGCAGGGTATCTTCGAAGGGCTGGGACGGTTAGAACTACCTGTGATTCTGCCGCTGCATCCGCGCACGCGCGCTCGCCTGGACGGTAGCATTCGCATTCCGGCTAATGTGGAGCTGCGCAAGCCAGTGGGCTATTTGGCCATGCTAACGCTGGTGCAGCACGCACGTGCCGTGCTGACCGATTCGGGTGGTCTGCAGAAAGAAGCGGTCTGGCTGGGCGTGCCGTGCATTACCCTGCGCGACGAAACCGAGTGGATAGAAACGCTTGAAGGCGGTTGGAACCAGCTAGTGGGAGCCGATCCAGAGCGCATTGCCGCGGCGGCTCATCGCCAACCAACCGGCCCAGCCCCGACTTTGAAAAACGGGGCGGAAGCCCCTTCGCAACACATTGTTCGCCTACTGCAGGGATAG
- a CDS encoding CdaR family protein codes for MQTFWAERTVWSEITQRFPLLQQLFSRRTPAGDGRRPERGPSKGTVITICILISTLLWFTFTLQETYTATLNLPVRVVNLPPDQALAMPPPQVVRVQLRGEGYPLVQLYFNPPTVTLDARQDVVDLTGIDLNLPRGVVVESIVPQVVELRKEPRVTRRLPVELRVVIETPPTHDLLYPPRIDPDSVQVSGAASIVARLAAWPTERMHLREVRDSLSLRVPLADTLRPLVTVVPEAVQLYVRVVPFTEGVRELAVRVTGVPSSQRMVTLEPATVRVRFRVPLFQYEAAMTAPDFFATVPYEVIRADTTGRVRPILHLPDGVVIRDVVMIPPALRYYNVLIQ; via the coding sequence ATGCAAACTTTCTGGGCTGAACGGACTGTGTGGAGCGAAATCACGCAGCGCTTCCCATTGTTGCAGCAGCTTTTCAGCCGGCGCACGCCTGCAGGTGACGGACGCCGCCCAGAGCGTGGCCCTTCAAAAGGCACGGTCATTACCATTTGCATTCTAATTTCTACGCTCCTCTGGTTTACATTTACGCTCCAGGAAACCTATACCGCGACGCTAAATCTCCCCGTGCGGGTTGTCAATCTGCCACCCGACCAGGCGCTGGCCATGCCGCCGCCACAGGTCGTGCGCGTGCAGCTTCGCGGAGAAGGCTATCCGCTCGTGCAGCTCTATTTTAATCCTCCCACTGTTACGCTGGACGCCCGGCAGGACGTAGTCGATCTGACCGGCATAGATCTGAACCTGCCGCGCGGTGTGGTTGTGGAAAGCATTGTTCCGCAGGTTGTGGAGCTGCGAAAAGAACCGCGCGTAACCCGCCGTCTCCCGGTTGAACTGCGCGTTGTGATAGAGACGCCTCCCACGCATGATCTGCTTTATCCGCCACGCATTGATCCGGACAGCGTGCAGGTTTCAGGAGCGGCTTCTATTGTAGCCCGGCTTGCTGCCTGGCCAACTGAGCGGATGCACCTGCGCGAGGTGCGCGATTCCCTGTCGCTCCGGGTGCCGCTGGCTGATACGCTGCGGCCACTGGTAACCGTCGTCCCCGAGGCCGTGCAGCTATACGTTCGGGTGGTACCCTTCACCGAAGGCGTCCGAGAACTGGCCGTTCGCGTAACCGGAGTGCCCTCCAGCCAGCGGATGGTAACCCTGGAGCCGGCTACCGTGCGCGTGCGCTTTCGCGTTCCCCTCTTCCAGTACGAAGCAGCGATGACAGCACCCGACTTTTTTGCAACTGTTCCTTATGAAGTCATCCGCGCCGATACAACCGGACGCGTACGGCCTATTCTTCACCTGCCCGACGGGGTTGTCATTCGAGACGTTGTAATGATTCCACCGGCGCTTCGCTACTACAATGTGCTTATTCAGTAA
- a CDS encoding lipopolysaccharide biosynthesis protein yields MSARHAAPSGMLGRLLRQGSIYAVGNLLLKASGLLLAPLYLNTALLPQESYGYLVLLEATAQLLLPLLGLGMTTGLFKFATDPARRADQEAVPFTVLSVSVGMALLVVVVSGGSAGWLSARLGWPEGAPILRLFGGYLAAKIVGGVPLAFLRLRERALLYTTAMLLETTLFIGGVYYFLAHAHLGLRGVVQAMVLASGSSALVLVGGMLRVIPWRWSPHLIGALMRFGVPLALAGVAMPVLHVGDRYLLGWLAGPETVAVYGWAARLSGVLNMLLVQSFQLAFAVIGLKALGAQPAGEATLHRRTFRHYSIWGGWIVLALSLSAYDVTAWLASDPVYLQADPLVLPLSLGYLLLGLHNIFVNVLHAAGESRFIAWNVVGAGLLNVALNLWWIPVLGAMGAALATVVAYGVLAGGAAWRALRVRPTTYPWRVLGLTTAIVVGLFLLGLPTLTWPAAARLVGRGLLVLLYGLLVVAFRLYRYEELQEGWQWLRRRWRLLRAADD; encoded by the coding sequence ATGTCCGCAAGGCACGCAGCTCCTTCAGGTATGCTGGGCCGTCTGCTTCGGCAGGGCAGCATTTATGCCGTAGGCAATCTGCTCCTGAAGGCCAGCGGGTTGCTGTTGGCCCCGCTGTATCTCAACACGGCACTGCTGCCTCAAGAATCCTATGGGTACCTGGTGTTGCTGGAGGCCACCGCCCAGTTGCTGCTTCCCCTCCTGGGGCTGGGTATGACGACCGGACTCTTCAAATTTGCAACGGATCCGGCTCGCCGAGCTGATCAGGAAGCAGTGCCCTTTACCGTGCTGAGTGTGTCGGTTGGCATGGCCCTGCTTGTGGTTGTTGTGAGCGGAGGGAGTGCTGGATGGCTAAGCGCCAGGTTGGGATGGCCAGAGGGCGCGCCCATTTTACGTCTGTTTGGGGGCTACCTGGCTGCGAAGATTGTGGGCGGCGTCCCATTGGCATTTCTCCGGCTGCGGGAGCGGGCCTTGCTGTATACGACAGCCATGCTTCTGGAGACCACCCTGTTTATTGGTGGGGTATACTACTTTCTGGCGCACGCCCATCTGGGGCTTCGCGGGGTCGTGCAGGCCATGGTGCTTGCTTCCGGCAGCAGCGCGCTGGTGCTGGTAGGCGGCATGTTGCGGGTCATTCCGTGGCGCTGGAGTCCCCACTTGATAGGGGCGCTCATGCGTTTTGGCGTACCGCTGGCGCTGGCTGGCGTGGCCATGCCGGTCCTTCATGTCGGCGACCGTTATCTGCTTGGATGGCTTGCTGGGCCTGAAACGGTTGCCGTTTATGGATGGGCAGCCCGCCTGAGCGGCGTGCTCAACATGCTGCTGGTGCAGAGCTTCCAGTTAGCCTTTGCCGTGATCGGCCTGAAAGCCCTGGGCGCGCAGCCAGCAGGCGAAGCGACCCTACATCGGCGAACGTTTCGGCATTACAGCATCTGGGGCGGCTGGATTGTGTTGGCACTGTCGCTGAGCGCTTATGACGTGACCGCGTGGCTGGCATCTGACCCGGTTTACCTGCAGGCAGATCCGCTGGTGCTGCCGCTGAGCCTGGGCTATTTGCTATTAGGCCTCCATAACATCTTTGTCAACGTCTTGCATGCGGCTGGCGAAAGCCGGTTTATTGCCTGGAACGTGGTAGGAGCAGGCCTGCTCAACGTTGCCTTGAACCTGTGGTGGATTCCGGTGCTGGGTGCGATGGGGGCGGCACTGGCCACCGTTGTGGCGTATGGGGTGCTGGCTGGCGGGGCTGCCTGGCGGGCTCTTCGCGTGCGTCCTACCACGTACCCCTGGCGCGTGCTGGGCCTTACAACGGCCATTGTGGTGGGATTATTTTTGCTGGGCTTACCAACCCTTACGTGGCCGGCAGCAGCGCGGCTAGTCGGACGGGGGCTGCTGGTATTGCTCTATGGATTGCTGGTGGTAGCGTTTCGGCTGTATCGCTACGAAGAGCTTCAAGAAGGGTGGCAATGGCTGCGCCGCAGATGGCGGCTGCTTCGAGCAGCAGATGATTAA
- a CDS encoding glycosyltransferase family 4 protein has protein sequence MRYVLLVTYYFPPAGGAAVQRFLKFARYLPAYDWRPVVLTVRSEDAAYPFRDEALEAEVPVEVPVFRTRTWDPYAAYARWLGQRKEEAVSVGFAGRPHQRWKERLARWIRANLFLPDARVGWVPFALRALPRLLRQYPIEAIVTTGPPHSTHLIGYRAQRRYRLPWVADLRDPWTDVYYYEMLPMTRWARRLDAWMERRVLAQAQARVVVTPTMQRTLQTKGLSAVCIPNGYDPADFEASPPRATHDFWITYAGSMGPTANPEGLWKALVQLRASGLPIRVRLIGLIDASVRQALMRHHLAEQVALLPFMPRRQVLPYLRESALLLLVINRTAGNAGIVTSKLYEYLGSGRPVLGIGPVQGDAAAVLQETKAGKMFDYDDVEGIAAYLRRHYEAWAAGRPLPGALPTLAQRYSRPYLAGELAHLLEEVTRSVPCESAAS, from the coding sequence ATGCGGTATGTGTTGCTGGTAACGTACTATTTCCCACCTGCGGGGGGAGCAGCCGTGCAGCGGTTTTTGAAATTTGCCCGCTATCTTCCGGCATATGATTGGCGGCCGGTGGTGCTAACGGTTCGCTCCGAGGATGCTGCCTATCCGTTTCGCGATGAGGCCCTGGAGGCAGAGGTTCCGGTTGAGGTCCCGGTGTTTCGCACGCGCACCTGGGATCCATACGCAGCTTACGCCCGGTGGCTGGGCCAGCGCAAAGAGGAGGCGGTGAGCGTAGGATTTGCAGGACGTCCCCACCAGCGCTGGAAAGAGCGCTTGGCGCGCTGGATACGGGCCAACCTGTTTTTGCCGGATGCCAGGGTCGGATGGGTGCCGTTTGCGCTGCGCGCGCTGCCCCGCCTGCTTCGGCAGTATCCGATCGAAGCAATTGTCACGACCGGACCGCCGCATTCAACCCATCTGATCGGGTATCGGGCACAACGGCGCTACCGGCTACCCTGGGTAGCCGACCTGCGCGACCCCTGGACGGATGTCTATTACTACGAGATGCTACCCATGACGCGCTGGGCACGCCGACTGGATGCCTGGATGGAACGACGGGTGCTGGCGCAGGCTCAGGCGCGCGTTGTGGTGACGCCCACCATGCAACGCACGCTCCAGACCAAAGGCCTGTCCGCCGTATGCATTCCCAATGGATACGATCCGGCAGATTTTGAGGCAAGCCCTCCCCGCGCTACTCATGATTTCTGGATCACGTATGCCGGCAGCATGGGGCCAACCGCAAACCCTGAAGGATTATGGAAAGCGTTAGTGCAACTGAGGGCCAGCGGACTTCCCATCCGGGTGCGTCTGATCGGGCTGATTGACGCGTCGGTGCGCCAGGCCCTCATGCGCCATCACCTTGCGGAGCAGGTAGCCCTCCTGCCGTTCATGCCGCGTCGACAGGTGCTGCCGTACCTGCGGGAGAGTGCGCTACTGCTGCTGGTCATCAACCGAACGGCCGGTAATGCGGGGATTGTGACCAGCAAACTGTACGAATACCTGGGAAGCGGGCGGCCGGTGCTGGGGATCGGGCCAGTGCAGGGTGATGCCGCCGCCGTTCTGCAGGAGACAAAGGCCGGCAAGATGTTCGACTACGACGACGTAGAAGGCATTGCTGCCTATCTGCGTCGGCATTACGAAGCCTGGGCGGCCGGTCGGCCCCTGCCCGGGGCACTGCCCACGCTGGCCCAGCGATATAGCCGGCCGTACCTGGCAGGCGAACTGGCTCACTTGCTCGAGGAAGTAACCCGCTCGGTACCATGCGAGTCTGCAGCATCGTAG
- a CDS encoding glycosyltransferase family 4 protein yields the protein MKRATVVHLSTVHHPRDIRIFHKEARTLQQAGYSVEIVAPGERDEVIEGIQIRALKGPNRGIRRFTQTNREAWRRACAYPQDVIFHLHDPELLFVGFALKRRGYRVIYDVHEDTPLWLLYQHWIPRLARRPLSRLFAYLEQRAVARLDGIVVATEPIQKRLRSPRTIVVRNLPLRAEFATDAGMPYAARAPLVVYVGTLTRLRGIQEMIQAVALLNEQGCPVTLHLGGAFHPPTLQQEMERLPGWQYVRYAGWQTREAVQQVLHRARVGLALIHPGKHYSHAYPTKLFEYMAAGIPVVASDLPLIREIVAPAEAGILVDPRDVRAIAEAIRWLLEHPGEAQAMGQRGRRLFLTSLHWEREAAKLLALYERVASPQS from the coding sequence ATGAAACGCGCTACAGTGGTTCATCTTTCGACAGTACATCATCCCCGGGATATCCGGATCTTCCACAAAGAAGCCCGCACGCTGCAACAGGCAGGATATTCCGTGGAAATCGTGGCGCCCGGCGAGCGCGATGAAGTGATAGAAGGTATTCAGATTCGGGCGTTGAAGGGACCGAATCGTGGGATCCGACGCTTCACGCAAACCAACCGGGAAGCCTGGCGGCGCGCATGTGCCTATCCGCAAGACGTTATTTTTCATCTTCATGATCCCGAGTTGCTATTTGTGGGGTTTGCGCTAAAACGGAGGGGCTATCGGGTCATCTACGACGTCCACGAAGACACGCCCCTCTGGCTACTTTACCAGCACTGGATTCCACGGCTAGCTCGGCGCCCACTTAGCCGACTGTTTGCTTATCTGGAACAACGGGCCGTTGCAAGGCTGGACGGCATTGTCGTCGCGACCGAGCCGATTCAGAAACGATTGCGCTCGCCGCGCACAATTGTGGTGAGAAATTTGCCCTTGAGAGCTGAATTTGCGACGGATGCAGGCATGCCCTATGCAGCCCGTGCTCCTCTGGTCGTGTATGTAGGGACGCTGACGCGTTTGCGTGGCATTCAGGAGATGATCCAGGCTGTCGCGCTGCTCAACGAGCAGGGATGTCCAGTTACCCTCCATCTGGGCGGCGCTTTCCATCCACCGACGCTGCAACAGGAAATGGAACGACTGCCTGGCTGGCAGTATGTCCGCTACGCCGGCTGGCAAACGCGTGAGGCCGTGCAGCAGGTGCTGCACAGGGCTCGGGTGGGGCTGGCGCTCATTCATCCGGGCAAGCATTATTCTCATGCTTATCCTACCAAGTTGTTTGAATACATGGCAGCCGGTATTCCGGTGGTGGCCAGCGATTTGCCTCTGATTCGCGAAATTGTAGCTCCTGCTGAGGCCGGAATACTGGTCGATCCGCGCGACGTGCGCGCTATTGCGGAAGCCATTCGCTGGTTGCTGGAGCATCCAGGCGAAGCGCAGGCGATGGGACAACGCGGACGCCGTCTGTTTCTCACTTCCTTACACTGGGAGCGGGAAGCAGCCAAACTGCTGGCGCTGTACGAACGCGTAGCTAGCCCGCAATCCTGA
- a CDS encoding histidine phosphatase family protein: protein MAITTLYFVRHGETDYNRHGIVQGRGVDAPLNEHGQRQAEALARRFAEVALDAIYTSPLQRARATAEAVRQYHPDLPFYQMADLEEMDWGDLEGKPCAPPYDAQIRRIYERWQAGDYAYPVPGGESVLDVQRRALRALQTILARHEGEAVLVVTHGRFLRILLASILPEYGLARMEALPHTNTAVNHLVCENGRFRALRLNCTAHLEGLAVKAERATEVVA from the coding sequence ATGGCGATCACAACGTTGTATTTCGTGCGGCACGGCGAAACAGACTATAACCGCCACGGCATCGTGCAGGGGCGCGGTGTAGATGCGCCGCTGAATGAACACGGACAACGGCAAGCTGAAGCGCTGGCGCGGCGTTTTGCCGAGGTTGCTTTAGACGCCATCTATACCAGTCCGCTACAGCGCGCCCGGGCTACGGCCGAGGCGGTGCGCCAGTATCATCCGGATCTCCCTTTTTACCAGATGGCAGATCTTGAAGAAATGGACTGGGGAGATCTGGAAGGGAAACCCTGCGCCCCCCCATATGATGCCCAGATTCGCCGCATCTACGAGCGCTGGCAGGCTGGTGATTATGCCTATCCTGTTCCCGGTGGGGAGTCGGTTCTGGATGTCCAACGCCGCGCGCTTCGCGCTTTACAGACCATACTGGCGCGTCATGAGGGGGAGGCGGTACTGGTGGTTACCCATGGACGCTTTCTCCGTATTCTGCTGGCGTCTATTCTGCCTGAGTACGGCCTGGCCCGTATGGAAGCTCTGCCCCATACCAATACGGCCGTTAATCATCTGGTGTGCGAAAACGGTCGGTTTCGAGCACTTCGGTTGAATTGTACGGCCCATCTGGAGGGCCTCGCCGTGAAAGCAGAACGCGCAACGGAGGTGGTGGCATGA
- a CDS encoding glycosyltransferase, whose protein sequence is MHVLLIPSWYAIAENPQRGIFFKDQAKALHRAGIKVGVIFPEIRGISSLGWKRLISYRFQIESASTEGFPELYVRGWKIFFRRMEAWFFVRQSARLFAAYAAQYGRPDLIHAHGVLWGGSAARQIAATWNIPYVITEHSSALVQQSLPAWQYRTARRAFRQACVRIAVSQALKQVLQRKFAIYDFEVIPNLVEAAFFKAPERTPAIECFQFITISNLKREKGIDYLLHAYATAFGKDQKVRLLICGDGPERASLQRLAQQLGIAERVHFRGRCTREEIRQCLWQSHVLVHPSRYETFGVVLIEAMATGLPVIATQCGGPEEIVLPETGMLVEPGNVAALSGAMRQMYTAYDSWKKRRKYIREYAVKHFGEQYVVHRLVQVYSRCLKKVEAS, encoded by the coding sequence ATGCATGTCTTGTTGATACCTTCCTGGTACGCTATAGCTGAAAATCCCCAACGAGGAATCTTCTTTAAAGATCAGGCTAAAGCGCTGCACCGAGCAGGAATTAAAGTAGGGGTTATTTTTCCCGAGATTAGAGGCATCTCCAGTTTAGGATGGAAGAGATTAATATCCTATCGTTTTCAGATAGAATCTGCTTCCACAGAAGGGTTTCCGGAATTGTATGTGCGCGGTTGGAAGATTTTTTTCAGGAGAATGGAAGCGTGGTTTTTTGTCAGGCAATCAGCACGCCTGTTTGCAGCATACGCCGCACAGTATGGACGGCCTGATCTGATCCATGCCCATGGTGTTCTGTGGGGAGGAAGCGCAGCCCGGCAAATCGCAGCTACATGGAATATTCCGTATGTAATCACCGAGCATAGCTCGGCATTGGTGCAGCAATCCTTACCCGCATGGCAGTATCGGACTGCTCGCCGAGCGTTTCGACAGGCCTGCGTTCGGATAGCAGTCAGTCAGGCGCTGAAGCAGGTCTTGCAAAGAAAATTTGCTATATATGATTTTGAAGTCATTCCCAACCTTGTAGAGGCAGCTTTTTTTAAAGCTCCTGAAAGAACGCCTGCAATCGAGTGTTTTCAATTTATTACAATCTCTAATCTAAAAAGAGAAAAGGGAATAGACTATCTGTTACATGCCTATGCGACGGCCTTTGGAAAGGATCAAAAGGTGCGATTATTAATCTGCGGAGATGGTCCGGAGCGAGCGTCGCTTCAACGGTTAGCGCAGCAGCTTGGCATAGCGGAGCGCGTCCATTTTCGCGGCCGATGCACGCGTGAAGAGATACGCCAATGCCTGTGGCAATCTCATGTTTTAGTGCACCCCAGTAGATATGAGACGTTTGGAGTTGTTCTTATCGAAGCGATGGCGACTGGGTTGCCGGTTATTGCTACGCAATGTGGTGGACCCGAGGAGATTGTTCTGCCTGAAACTGGTATGCTGGTAGAACCGGGGAATGTAGCAGCACTTTCCGGCGCCATGCGGCAGATGTATACCGCCTATGATTCATGGAAAAAACGACGGAAATACATTCGAGAATATGCTGTAAAACATTTTGGTGAACAATATGTAGTTCATAGACTGGTTCAAGTTTATAGCAGGTGTTTGAAAAAGGTTGAGGCGTCATAA
- a CDS encoding isochorismate synthase, with translation MRRTDPSAVAGAMPACAPAELPRRLGSRIRRALQQTGTNRIVQLRCPIAPVDLLSWLAAQSMAFKFYWADREGNEAVAAVGAVLQCEVNRALTRESLRFLETYLQQADPGVRFYGGGRFDGQAPVAPHWQPFGMGRFWLPRFELRREGSRYWLVCNLVPELDRTAEAAIKEALAALQWPEVAMDARLPLPVDRCDMPDQAGWTRNVTQALAAFQQGHMVKVVLARQVQYVFNEALDGLALLHRLEEATPGCFHFYYQPQPGTAFLGASPERLFRRADGHVWSEAVAGTRPRGQTEADDARLAAELLQSEKDRREQYYVQQSIIEELRPLCETLEADAQLSEMTLARGRHLYTGIRGRLRPGVSTGALLEALHPTPAVGGYPRPAAVEAIRAWEPFDRGWYTGPIGWLGVEAAEFAVAIRCGLAAGHHLYLYSGAGIVEGSVPELEWEEIEHKISDFVNVLGLELRRS, from the coding sequence ATGAGGCGAACGGATCCTTCAGCGGTAGCGGGTGCAATGCCTGCGTGCGCGCCCGCAGAGCTTCCTCGACGGCTAGGGAGTCGCATCCGGCGAGCCCTTCAGCAAACGGGCACCAACCGGATTGTGCAACTGCGTTGCCCGATTGCTCCGGTCGATCTGTTGAGCTGGCTGGCAGCTCAGTCCATGGCCTTTAAATTCTACTGGGCAGATCGGGAAGGGAATGAGGCAGTTGCGGCAGTGGGGGCGGTCTTGCAGTGTGAGGTCAACAGGGCGCTCACCAGAGAATCGCTGCGCTTCCTGGAGACGTATCTCCAGCAGGCAGACCCTGGCGTTCGGTTTTATGGGGGAGGACGCTTCGATGGACAGGCTCCTGTTGCACCTCACTGGCAACCGTTTGGCATGGGGCGGTTCTGGTTGCCCCGCTTTGAGCTTCGCCGAGAAGGAAGCCGCTACTGGCTGGTGTGCAACCTGGTGCCGGAGCTAGATCGTACCGCCGAAGCGGCCATCAAAGAAGCGCTGGCGGCATTGCAATGGCCTGAAGTGGCCATGGACGCTCGGCTTCCGCTGCCGGTAGATCGCTGTGATATGCCCGATCAGGCGGGGTGGACGCGCAACGTTACGCAAGCACTGGCCGCCTTTCAGCAGGGGCACATGGTGAAGGTGGTGCTGGCGCGGCAGGTGCAGTACGTCTTTAACGAGGCGCTTGATGGACTGGCGCTGCTGCACCGGCTCGAAGAGGCAACCCCAGGATGCTTCCACTTTTACTACCAACCCCAACCAGGGACCGCGTTTTTAGGCGCTTCGCCAGAGCGACTGTTTCGACGAGCGGATGGGCACGTCTGGAGCGAAGCCGTTGCCGGCACTCGTCCACGCGGACAGACCGAAGCGGACGATGCCCGGCTGGCCGCCGAATTGCTGCAGAGCGAAAAGGATCGGCGCGAACAATACTACGTGCAGCAGAGCATCATTGAGGAATTGCGCCCTCTGTGTGAGACGCTGGAGGCCGATGCGCAGCTTTCGGAAATGACGTTGGCGCGTGGACGGCATCTCTACACAGGCATTCGCGGACGATTGCGGCCAGGCGTTTCGACGGGGGCGTTGCTCGAAGCGTTGCATCCTACACCGGCTGTAGGCGGCTATCCACGCCCCGCTGCTGTCGAGGCAATCCGCGCCTGGGAACCCTTCGATCGCGGATGGTACACCGGTCCGATTGGCTGGCTAGGAGTTGAAGCAGCGGAATTTGCCGTGGCGATCCGATGTGGTCTGGCGGCGGGGCATCATCTGTATCTTTACTCCGGAGCCGGTATTGTAGAAGGATCGGTACCTGAGCTGGAGTGGGAAGAGATTGAGCACAAAATCAGTGACTTTGTGAACGTGCTGGGCCTTGAGCTTCGACGTTCATAA